The region taaatacagtctcggcctattttatatgttaaaaacaagattaaaagaaccaatatttttaccacctatttatacatggaacaattttttttctactatatcactaaacatgtaatttctgaagtgtttaagaagaatagtccagtagttaaatcctcgtactataaaatatgaactaatcaaacaattaatagtaggtttttacactggcctgttatcatcaatgtgtcccttttagtgggtgaaatgtcatcttgcccataagcgctcactagcaatggccgtttccatctgtgtcagagtatgtgcggctgtcatggtgctcggcttcaCCTGAATTAATACCTGATTTGtgtaacttttacaatgtctggttttcttggatacacaaaggacgatgCTGGacaagaaggtgcagaaaagtcacttctacgtcttcattttcacaatctttggagagtccagtagccgtcagcgccgatcatattcacaggtcacatcaccagttctgtcatccattgccgatcttgtgccgccttctaccacgtcatggacctcTCTGTCTATTTCTACTACAtgtgatgacagtccggtattgctgagtccctgtgatgggttctgcttcctgtaaccgatgttttcacaaactctcctcctcctcttcgtagtcctggtttgtacaatacatgaactggatgttaagaatatttttctccctccatttgaggagtttcctgggtgataagatttggtgtgaatacggcctctggaggcccgagctgccggcctgtcatctgctctgtagtcaccgtctacccctggtcattctcagccctaacaaagcttctcctctgtcctctcctggttctaagctctaacataataaaataatacaggaatatctagcaatcatggattatttggtaaatatagaccccacactgttagaccacaggctgaacagatctgagatcaagatttttgaactgacactgtaatagttttattttttaaaatatgatcccatcacgatcccagcttgtattttggtgcagaagtggctaggagcataacaggcacatgtgcagtttttgaaatttttaaattaaacgtttttttcggaaatgcgttttaaagttttgtgcttgcattcgcataggtaaaatattattaaagatactcttgtgacatatctggtgaaagcctgtacagttctgagtagaatggtgtttattttgtttctctatctcttttctagcctgagttatggggagaaatgtaaaggcaggcaacaccgaaattcgcactttttctgaactttgaaaatcaataaaaaataaaaaaaaaaatctagaatttttttttcttcacattttgcattctctgacacactattaccaaataacaaaatctcaaaagaattaaaaatatagtggtaaaaatcattggttcacttgacatggaatgacccgggACCAGAACTGGGGGCAGCGCCAGAACTGGGTGCAGGGCCAGAACCGGGTGTAACAAACATCTCTTTAGTATTCAAGTAATTGTGTTTTATATCCTCATGTCCTTTATTGCTGTTTTTACTTATTTTTCAGTTAATTTTCACTCTATGCAGTTTATAAAAATATTTCCATAGCTACACGTAAAAATGTCAGGAAGCTGtggttgagatatatatatatatatatatatatatatatatatatatatatatatatatatatatatgtgtgtttagtGTCTAGGATCACAAAGTACCAGAAAATATTAATCCTATTTATTATGATTTGAACTGAACAATGTACCATTTACCATTTACAGGGCATCTGCACCATGAAATTGTGCCTATATAAGGTGAATATCACACTAGAATAATGTAGCTGCGCTTACAGAAATTTTTGAACGTAAAAGAAGCATTAATACAAGCTGACATTCCCAACAATGacttaacactaggactactggactcgtgaccccgcctagaactactgaaaggagtcattttgactccttgcttgttttcgtttatttttagagtttcatttgtggttatttattaataattatattttttgtaatttattattattgtgagatccaacagtaatgcttttgattgttttttttctgcttttcttatttttctacagaaaataacaataattataatagacgtttttcaaacatttttttttattcaagtgcacacatataaacaacaactgaagaacaaaaagcagagaaaatgtaggtggaggagcataaaaatgaaaatatggcgcagaattcaccttctaaacatttggtgtttcgcattttaggcattgcctttgatttatggcagtacattgcccacacaaagacttaccacaagtcttacaattgccgacagatctatttttcttgcacttttctttgatctggcaaaattttgtttgaaccatcacttctgaacatgtagaaacttgggacgtggaacccttttccctatctgtgacataaggaccactcaactctctcacaagcgtttgcaaaaatgccttgcgtgacattttttggtgggtaatctccttgaatattatacatgcatttatacccgcaaagtctaaggcattttcaaatgcatgaacaggccatctccttgtggatgttcgtgtggtatattttcgtgccatctgatccactacatctactccatattttgtttcattgtaaaactttaccgtttctggagtttttttagcggaatcagacgcaacaacaacatctggatggacggaactcaaaatgacaacatttttgttgggctttccttgatatactgtaagtgtaaaattgtcttcatttctaaacactttagtgttgtacaattcctctttcatggattttatttctttaggcacttctcgccttatcttattcagtgttcccacgatggttgttcctttgctttttagctgtttagctaattttactgaagtaaaataattatcggttgtaacattgcgaccttttttcaaaaacgggtccaataacttcattactacatggtcagctaaacggtcctcaggaccgcgtgtgtcatctttgcctagataagggaagccatttgccagatatttgctctccttatcaacagctagccaatatttgtggccatatttatctggtttggatgtactgcgtgaatggacacctagttttgcttgggaaaagttgctcatccaccgttatgtatgggccaggtttgtaacacgcaatacaatttgcaataaacctgtcccacacagtagaaaatagagcaaacttgtccgtttgcagtctctccgattgagtagatttctcatcaaatctgagaaacctcataatttcaacaaagcggtccctagacattgtcgctttgcaaaacggtattccccagtcattacaccaaatactgctaatcgagtgacggttcgtgccagatattccacgagcatagaatatcgcaatgaatgcatctagctcctcatcagatagagtaaactgtaaattattgttcctgcatgcttctgcaagcgtacagttctttatatgtgtcaatatatatgaataaaaaaataaacgccatgcgctcaaaggactatcgataatgatatttcttctggcgtatcctgtagggccaggtgcttctcgaagaatattttggctgtcacgcctaccaggcaagtgttgtccaatttcaacaggtttccattgaataccatccgctgaaactagttttccttcagattcgccttctctggtgtttgttgttgcattaccttcgccgccatcgttatctgttgttctttcatttctgggacgttttgctgattttttctgtccacgaccaggaggatggtcacgaggcaacataactgcatgagcccgatccccagttgatgtgcttggaatatctggaaaaaagttgaatatttagaatttttgttttgtaagggtccgtgcacactggctggattagcggcggaatatccgaccggatattctcaccacaatccggcccgtacctgcccgctcaggtacagagcggagtttcatacctgaagctccgctccgaaccccgggctggagccgctgtctgggacggagccgtgctcgcgcgtaagcaagcgctgctctgtccctgacagcggctccaacccggggttcggagcggagcttcaggcatgagcgggcaggtacggcctgtattgcggtaagaatatccagatggctattcagccagaattctgctagtgtgcacaggccctaactcagtgtgtggaagaataaataaatacacataactacttaccttctggatttgttccttctgagtcttcagattcacttgatatgttctgaggaatgaaatcttcatcactgtcagaatcaaatacatgttcctgcaattcggattccgattcatcctccggtatggattgcaaagtagccagaatatcctgaggctttatcaaacatcttctctccatattcctcacaaattccataattctatatagttccctgctgaaaaatagaaatgaaatgaaaactaaaagaaataataactgttctgccaccttcaaaagtaggtgggctgaatcagttgacagacagctaaactatttcataacaattcatacctgtatgagtcttcagagctcgtatgtctgcgtctgttctctttgtctcttcagctgaactgaaagtaaagttactatccagaatactgtctcctgctaggaccttagaaaaacaccacccttcattagcataagataagagcctagagtaaacaagctattttgttcagcattacacagtaagggccccttcacactggtcgattctgctacgattacgacgcatttgcgtcatattcgacatcgcagtacgagctcgtagccagcggtcacactctacgatgttaacgctttttctgacgtagttgcgatgtgaacgtcacgcgtcgcaatcgtacgctacccttcacaccgccatagtcctacgactccgagcgtgacgtattaccagcatgggcgtgctaaaacgtcacgcccaatcaggagacaggtatgcggaagcccaacccacgtagtcgcattacgagctcgtatgaccgccgtcacatactacgatttcgaccgccacagcgagacatttacgacgaaagaaagttctgttctttctttcacatcgtacgatgctgggctgcgtcgcaaatcgtaacgccatgtcacactttgcaacctcggaacgaggacggataaacgtcacaaatcgaacgctcgttcagactttgattgcacagtgtgaaggggccctaatacaagcaggtaaaacacaaggaaaatgtgaaaagttgacatgtaaattgaactacatctatatgaacatcagggtaaataagacagagtgaaaaaattatgcacaaaactttatagcaacatttagtgacaaaaggacctcaaaatatagtagggagtcaaaatgactcccttcagtagttcttggtaaattttgaaaaaaacgcgca is a window of Ranitomeya variabilis isolate aRanVar5 chromosome 2, aRanVar5.hap1, whole genome shotgun sequence DNA encoding:
- the LOC143808941 gene encoding uncharacterized protein LOC143808941, encoding MEFVRNMERRCLIKPQDILATLQSIPEDESESELQEHVFDSDSDEDFIPQNISSESEDSEGTNPEDIPSTSTGDRAHAVMLPRDHPPGRGQKKSAKRPRNERTTDNDGGEGNATTNTREGESEGKLVSADGIQWKPVEIGQHLPGRRDSQNILREAPGPTGYARRNIIIDSPLSAWRLFFYSYILTHIKNCTLAEACRNNNLQFTLSDEELDAFIAIFYARGISGTNRHSISSIWCNDWGIPFCKATMSRDRFVEIMRNGTFLDVVDPSSNIQENDFNTKNLMCLMTPDSPFSSRCWRGSYQQQEDSSTSLASDNL